The proteins below are encoded in one region of Terriglobales bacterium:
- a CDS encoding ThiF family adenylyltransferase, translating into MPIPLDDRYSRQVLFVPIGPEGQSRLRQSSVVIVGCGATGSALAGLLVRAGIGRLRIIDRDYVEPSNLQRQSLFDERDAAESLPKAVAASAKLSSFNSDVQVEPCVADVTPGNVREYLRDAQMILDGTDNFETRYLINDFAVSNRIPWIYSAAVGSYGVTLTVQPGETACLTCLFPAPPEGLVETCDTAGILNSAVNLVASLAASEALKYLVGAKDNLRRTLLSWDVWNNEHAEVSAEHPRQDCRTCAQHDYVYLLGKSRPHLTLCGRNSVQIHEHGRPIDFAEMMGRLQPHGTVRYNEFVLKFWREPYEITLFRDGRAIVKGTTDTAVARSLYARFVGS; encoded by the coding sequence ATGCCGATCCCTCTTGACGATCGTTATTCCCGCCAGGTTCTGTTCGTCCCGATCGGGCCTGAGGGACAATCCCGGCTTCGCCAGTCTTCGGTAGTAATCGTGGGCTGCGGCGCAACGGGATCGGCGCTGGCGGGATTGCTGGTGCGAGCGGGCATCGGCCGGCTGCGGATCATCGACAGGGATTATGTTGAGCCCAGCAACCTGCAACGACAGTCACTGTTCGACGAGCGTGATGCCGCCGAATCCTTGCCCAAGGCAGTTGCCGCATCCGCAAAGCTCAGCAGTTTCAACTCCGATGTGCAGGTCGAGCCATGCGTCGCCGACGTAACTCCCGGGAACGTGCGGGAATACCTTCGTGATGCTCAGATGATTCTTGATGGTACAGATAACTTTGAGACCAGGTATTTGATCAACGACTTCGCAGTTTCCAACCGCATTCCCTGGATTTACTCGGCCGCTGTTGGCAGCTACGGGGTGACCCTAACTGTCCAACCGGGAGAGACGGCATGTCTCACCTGCCTGTTTCCTGCCCCTCCCGAGGGGCTGGTTGAGACCTGCGATACGGCGGGCATTCTGAATTCGGCAGTGAACTTAGTCGCCTCTCTGGCCGCAAGCGAGGCGCTCAAGTACCTGGTTGGAGCAAAAGACAATCTTCGCCGCACCTTGCTTTCCTGGGATGTCTGGAACAATGAACATGCCGAAGTGTCTGCTGAACATCCCCGCCAGGACTGCCGCACCTGTGCCCAACACGATTACGTGTATCTTTTGGGAAAAAGTCGGCCGCATCTGACGCTCTGCGGGAGAAATTCTGTGCAAATCCACGAACACGGCCGGCCTATCGATTTTGCAGAAATGATGGGGCGCCTCCAGCCTCATGGCACAGTCCGTTACAACGAATTTGTGCTCAAGTTCTGGCGGGAACCCTACGAAATTACCCTGTTTCGAGATGGCCGTGCCATCGTAAAAGGCACTACCGATACGGCAGTAGCCCGCAGCCTTTACGCCAGATTTGTGGGTAGCTAG